Genomic segment of Paraburkholderia agricolaris:
CGCCCAGGTCCTCAATGCCCTTCAGACCCCAGCGTGGATTCTGGTTGGTGCCCGAGAGTGCCTGCCACGCATTCTTGCCGCCCTGATTGGTCGCATAACCGACGCCCGCCGAAATCAGGCCATACAGCGTCACGCTGCTTTGCGCATGGGCAACGCTGGAGAGCGCGCCGGCGATCGCGAGAGGGGCGAACTTGAGTAGTTTCATCATGGTCCAGTAGCGGGAAAGGAGGGCGCCGAAGAAGGGGCGCATTCGAACTGGGCTCGACTATACGAATTCGTTGGTTATAAAAATAATGTTGTTTTTTTATAGTTCCATAAATTTAATCTATTCAATGAGATCTGCGCCGCTCGCTGGAACAACCGGCACGAGCGTCCTTATAGCCTGTAATGGCATCGTTGCCGGGCCTCGGGCGATTCTGTATGGTGGCTCATCGACCTACATCATCGACCTACCCAGCGAGCACCTCATGACGACCGCCGCAGACCCCCTTCCGCAACCGATTCGCTCCGATGTTCTGATCGTGGGTGCAGGCCCTGTGGGCCTTTTTGCCGCTTTCGAAGCGGGTGTGATCGGCCTGTCATGCCAGATTGTCGACGCGCTCGACAAGGTCGGCGGACAATGCACGGAGCTCTATCCGGACAAGCCGATCTACGATATTCCCGCGATTCCGTCGTGTACGGCGCGTGAACTGGTCGAGCGTTTGCTGGTGCAATGCAAGCCCTTCGATGTCCCGATTCATCTGGAGCAACGGGTCGAGTCGGTCGAGCAGCGCGACGACGGGCGCTGGACCGTGCATACCGATCGCGGCCTCGTATTCGACGTGGCGGCCATTCTGCTTGCCGCCGGTAATGGCGCGTTCGTCCCGCAAAAACTGGCGCTTGCCGAAGCCGTGCCGCTGGAGTCGCGTCACGTCCACTACAGCGTGCAACGTCTTGCCGATTTTGCCGGCAAGACCGTGGTGGTGGCGGGCGGCGGCGATTCCGCGCTCGACTGGGCGCTGGCCTTGCGCGAGGTCGCGCGGCGCGTGACGCTGGTGCATCGCCGCAACGGTTTCAGCGCGGCCAATGCGAGCGCCGACGCGATGCGGCGGGCGGTCGAGGCCGGGGAGATGGATTTTGTCGTCGGCGCGATTGCGGGACTCAACGTCGAGAACGATGCGTTGCAATCGATCGCGCTGCGCCATATCGAAGGCGAGACGCAGCTCGACGCCGAGCAACTTGTCGTGCTGTACGGTCTGGTCGCCGATCTTGGACCGATCGCGCAGTGGAATCTGTCGATTCACGGCGGCCGCGTCGATGTGGATACATCCAACTATGAAAGCTCGCGGCCCGGCATTTTCGCGGTCGGCGACATCGCCAACTATCCGAACAAACAGAAGCTGATCCTGTCCGGTTTCCACGAGGCATCGCTAGCGCTGCGCAAGGCCTATGCGTACGCCTATCCGGAGAAGAAGCGGGTGCATGTCCATTCCAGCTACGACGCGAAGCTGGCGGAGAAGGTGGGGGCAGCGGCCTGAACCATTCTGTGGGTGGCGCAGGAGGGGCTGGCGCTGCGCTTGGTCCGACTGAGCCTGCCAGAGAGTTTCAGCGTCACGCAAAGCGTGGGGTTGGCCATTAAGTCGATCATTCTTTCCGGCCTCGCCACTGACAAGATTCGGCCGCCGCGGGCCAGTCTAATTTTGTGCGGGTATTTGCGGGGGCAGTGGGAACGTCGCTTGCTACAACAGGTTGGAATGACCGCACGATCCTGCATCATGCGTGGCTCG
This window contains:
- a CDS encoding NAD(P)/FAD-dependent oxidoreductase, with the protein product MTTAADPLPQPIRSDVLIVGAGPVGLFAAFEAGVIGLSCQIVDALDKVGGQCTELYPDKPIYDIPAIPSCTARELVERLLVQCKPFDVPIHLEQRVESVEQRDDGRWTVHTDRGLVFDVAAILLAAGNGAFVPQKLALAEAVPLESRHVHYSVQRLADFAGKTVVVAGGGDSALDWALALREVARRVTLVHRRNGFSAANASADAMRRAVEAGEMDFVVGAIAGLNVENDALQSIALRHIEGETQLDAEQLVVLYGLVADLGPIAQWNLSIHGGRVDVDTSNYESSRPGIFAVGDIANYPNKQKLILSGFHEASLALRKAYAYAYPEKKRVHVHSSYDAKLAEKVGAAA